The nucleotide window CAATGACGACCAAAGGAAGGCCATTGATGTAAAGGATTAAGTCCGGTTTAATCGTGCCGCCGACATCGCTGATCGTTAGCTGATCCACGACGAGGAATTCATTGTTTTCGGGATGATCAAAATCGATCATTTTGACGGTCTGGTTCTTTTTCCCTTTTCCAAGATCCTGTTGAATCGATATGTAGCTGACGAGATCTTTATGGAAGGCTTCATTCGCTTCCATGACACTCGTGGCGTCAATATGCGTAATCTGGCGGATCACTTTATTGAGATTGTTTTCATCGATCCATGGATTTAATCGTTGAATGGCGTTGGATAAACGTTTCGACAGCACCACGTCACGCTGCGTATCTCTTTCCGCATCTAAAGCAGGGCCATGAGCGTGCTCATAGCCCAAACTTTGAAGTTGCCGGATCATTCGGTTTTCCACGAGTTCCTTTTCGGTTAACTCCGTCATGTGGAGACCACCTCATCTTCTTCGTCAACCTTTACCCGGACCTTTCCGGTAAGCAGGACTTGCATTAGGCCTTTTTTTAGGGTTTGGAGCTGGGTCATCTTTTGTTGTTCTGCGGTGATTTTGTTGTCGACAGACACAAGAATTTGAGAAATATTTTCTTGCTCCGATAATGAAGGTAAACTTATTTTTAAATTAAGAAGAGCTTTCTGAGAAATGTTTTTCATACTACCGCTAGTTCCAGTAGAAATTGAACTAATAATTGATCGCATTTTATTCCATGTAAGTACATAGCTAAGCCATAAAGATATTACATTATTATTCGTTTCTGCCTGCCATAATCGGTCAGGTAAATACAGGTCGGAGTGATCTTTATCAACATAGGAACTGGCTCCTACAAGAAGTGGGGTGTTCATTCTACTTATAACAATATGATTTTTTTTAGGAGTGACAGCAGCTCTTTCTTCTTCTAAAGGTAATATTGTTTTATGTTCAAGTGCATTAAAAATTCTATTAGTTACAGCACTAGTTTTTAATATTCCCTTCTCATGAGGCTTTTTTATTCTATCTTCAGAATTGACGCTTACTCCCGAGAAAAGTTTAGTAACCACCCTATCAAGTGTCACTATTTCCCACTCCTCAGGGATCTCTCCGATCTCTGTTTGCTTAAACTTCGTATGGCCGATGCCTTGGGTGAGAAGCTTTTGCATCAGCCCATTTTTCACTTTTTCCGTTTGCGCAATGATGGCTTCTGTTTTTTCAATGGCATTATCTACGGAAGTTAGGATAGCCGCGATTTTTCGTTGTTCGGGGAGAGGTGGGATTGGCATTAAAATATCTTTCAAATGGCTGTATTTTAAATTTAATGTATCGCTTACGAGGCCTTGGGAAAACCGATGAAATAGGTTAATCATCGGCCTGCTTTTAAATAAAAATTCTACATATTTCCCGTAAATACCTTCTGATAGTTGACATACGGTGTAAGCGGGGCTCACTATCCCTGTAACATCACTCAAGCCAACTACCCCTTGCCACATCCGCATTGTATTATAAACTATATCATTAGGTTCAATTACTTTATATCTAGATTTATCTACCGAAGAAATATCTCGTTTATTACTTAATTCTTGTGGTACAATCCCTTGGCTCATTGTAACTGAATATAATGGTAATTTCTCTCTATTTTTTTCTTTACTTTCTTTCAAGTGATTCCCTATTTTTTGATACCCCCATTGATCAGGAAGAGGGTGAGAAAATGGCCTCCTATGTTTTTCTATGAATTTTTCTTTACTCAACATATCCTAGCTCCTTCAAATAACTCTTCATGGTTATTTCAATCTCTCCTCTTTCTAGTTCCAACTTATGAAGTTTAGCAAGTTCATCTTTTACATCAATATCTTCCTCTTCCTCGGTAATATCAATATATCTAGGAATGTTTAAGTTGTAGTCATTCCCCCTAATTTCTTCTAGACCTACGACAGTACAATATTTCTCCTTATCCCGCCATTGATCATAAGAAGATACTATCTTACTTATATCATTATCGCGTAAAACATTTTGGTTCGTTCCGGGCTCATAATCATCTGCACCGTGAACGAAGAAGACCTTTCCTTTTTTATCTTCTTCTTTCCCTCGATTAAAAATAAGAATACTCGCCGGTATCCCCGTACCGTAAAAGAGGTTAGCAGGTAAACCGATCACTGCTTCCAGTAAATCTTCCTCCAGCAATCCTTTGCGAATTTTTCCTTCTGCTCCACCACGGAACAGTACGCCATGCGGCATGACAATGCCAGCTTTTCCTTCATGATTCAAGGTTGCCACCATATGCTGAATGAACGCTAAATCCCCAGCATTTTTAGGAGGTAGTCCGAAACGGAAACGACCATATTTATTCGTCTCCGCTTCCTCTCTTCCCCAGTTTTTTAGACTGAACGGAGGATTGGCAATGACACGGTCATACAGCATCAACTCTCCATCTTCGATCAATTCTGGGCTGCGGATAGTGTCCCCTTTTTTTATTTCATGATCACTTAGCCCGTGCAAGAGCAGGTTCATTTTACAGATTGCCCATGTATTCAGGTTCCGTTCCTGACCGTGAAGCGTTAAGTTGGCAGGATTGCCACCTTGAGATTTGATGTAATCGACCGACTGAATGAGCATGCCGCCGGAACCAACCGTCGGGTCGCTAACGCGCATGCCTTCTTCTGGCTTGAGAAGCTTAACGAGTAATTCAACGACTTTGCTTGGCGTGTAGAATTCTCCACCTTTTTTGCCTGCATCATCGGCGAACTGTTTGATTAAGTATTCATAGGCGCGACCGAGCATATCTGGCTCTGATAGATTTTGATTACGCAAATCAATCGCCGTGAAATGCTGAATCAATTGTGTAAGCAACGAATCAGGGAGTTTTTCCTTATCGTTGAAATCTATGTTGGCGAGTACACCTTCCAGTGATTTGTTTTCTTCCTCCAGCGCTTCAAACGCTGTGTTCAAACTGTCACCAATATCCTGCGTTTGCGCTTGGATATGGTTCCAACGGGAACGATCAGGTACGAAAAATTGGTGCTCATCCCGTTCATACCACCCATAATCGTCGCCTTCCTTTTCTTCAATGTCTTGCGCCGTCTCTACGAAAACATCATTTAACCGTTTTAAGAACAACAGACCGAATATGTAATTTTTATAGTCCGAGGAATCGATGCTACCCCGTAGGATGTTTGCGGATTCCCATAAGTGGGATTCGAGTTGTTGTAGTGTTAGTGGCATATTTGTTTAAACTCCTTTTATGAAATGTTCACCCATAACATGCTTTGAAAAAGACTCTAGGAGTCTTGCCTTTCTTCTGTTTCATCTTCCAGTTGTTTCAACTGGTTTTCTTCACCATTGTCTTCTATAAAAATATTTGATTCTTCTTGTTCGATGTAAATCGAATTTTCATTTCCGTTTATTTGTATGTTTATTTCTTTTGGCGCACCAGCTATTAACCCTAAAACCATCAATACATTAGCAGTAATCGGACTTTTTAGTACGTTTCTCACCTGAATGAGAGTTTTACATTTCTTAAGTAATTGCACAATATCATTAAATTGTTTTTTCTCTTCTTCCGGAGAAGTTTCAAGATCCTGTTCCACTTCTGCAACAAAGTCATTGAAGTGTCTAAAAGCTTCATTTATTTCACTCGAGTAAAGATCTCCTAGTTTCCTTAATTGATTGTGAACTTCATTAAAAGTAATCAATAACGATGGTCTTAAGCTCTCAGCCATCCTATTTGCTTGCTCTTGCAAAACATCAAAAGTTGTAAAGTTGGCAGCCATTTGTGACATTTGCCTTTGTATTGTATCTGACATCGGGAAATCAGTAACAACATCATTGAATTGTTTGGCTTGATCGAAAAGAGATATCCTAAGACTTTCCGTATCTGTTATCATTTGTGTCATTTGCTTTCCAATTGTATCTGAAAGCGTAAAATTGGCAAAAACATCATTCAATTGCTTGGAATGATTGAAAACAGATGTCCTAAGACTTTCCGTATCTGCTATCATTTGTGTCATCTGCTTTCCAATTGAATCTGGAAGTGTGAAAATTGAGGGGGGCAATAGGTCATATTTTTGGAACTCCGCGAAATGTTTCACAGTATCATTTTGAGTGAATTTCACAGTTCGAACACGCGTTGCATCAACTTTTTTGTCTTTATACATTCTGGACGTTTTGATTAGTCGATATTTACGGGAAGATTTAAAGTTTGAGAACTCTTTATGAATAGTACATTCCTCACTATCTTTATATTATACTATTATTATAGCTGATTTTATTCAATGTGTAATGCTTACCATAATAGCTTTTATCCTTCTTGTTGACCGACTATAAACTATTCATCTTGTGCATTAACAATAACATATAAGCGTATCACCTGTTATACCAGTGTCTCTATCGGCAGCTTTATCTCGCCCAGCTTTTAGAATTATTTCAAAGAAGAGTAGAAATGTTTGCACAATACCCCTTAGCATAGTAGAATTTATTAGGTAAGGTGACTACCCCTTTTAAGCTTGTAGAGCTTGGAGGGGTTATTGATTTTTAGTAAAATGTACAAAAAACAGGTCATTTTTTGATAACTTTATAAATTAATGCTTAATTCCTTCACTGGCATAATGTCCACCGAAATTAATCCAGTGAATTTCATCCTCTTAATCATCGCATTTCATTCAACGAAGAACTTATAAATCTGAGTTGGCATGGCCATAGGATGCGGTTTTTCATTGCTTTTCCATTTTTATCAACAAATTACATTTACAATTGTAAATTTATACATCATAATAAGGGTACATTAAACATTGGTTCACTCACCGCATATGCGCGTGCGTGAAACTTGCAACGATTGACAGGAACTCTTCGCACAAGTGAAAGCGTTCCTGCCTTTTTCATTTAAAAAAATGCATTAGCTCTCCAAGACAGGTTTACTTTTTATCCACAATTGGTAAGACTTAATATCTAAATGACAAATTTATGTATTATAACTTAGTATCCATTTCTATTTTACCATTTATAACTTTCAATACCAAATAAGTGATCATATTTCCCCTTTTTAACAAGACTTTCCGATACAGAAGGTGCCGAAGAAAATGTAAAAGGGATCGTATCATCTCGTGAACTGGCAAATGTTTCAGAATCAGCGAATATTGACAATGTGATCGGTAAAATGCACGGTATAAAGCTATCCTTGCAGCATCTTTTGCAGGATAGCTTTATTTATAAGCCGTGCTCATTTTTCACATCCTCCCACGGTGTGTAATGTCTCTGTCACGTTGCAGTTGGTCGTTTTCTTCATCACTCAGTGGTTCATCGTCTGACTACCTAGTTTCGATATCGTGCCAATGTTTCTGAACACGCATGGGTATACTTTCTCTTAAGGTTTTTTTCAAATAAGCTCTTGAAATTCCCATCCAGTATGGGTAATGATGAGTGGTTGTTTGAAACATGATATCTTTAAAACGGTTGTATTTTTTTCGCTTGCTAGTGCCATCTCCGTAGTAAATTCAATGTGTTTGGATATCTTGTTAATCTGCCGTCAACCACCCCGGCAAATCTTCTTCCCTGATGTTGTGCGTTCGTTGCTGCCATAATTCGTCGAGTTCCTCTTGATAGATCTGTTCAAAAATCCGTTTGCACGCGCCGTAAAAGTAGCCCGCTAATGAACCGCGCAAACGACCGGTTTTTTGCATAAACATCGCGCCTTTAAACGCCTGCACAATAGCATGTACAATGTCGTCTTCCATGAGATCGGCATCGGTATTGATATACTTATATGCGCTTACCGCTCGACCCCAGAGATTATAAATGTATTCAGCATCATAAAAGGGTTGAGCCGCTGTGACGAAAAGGGGCGGGACATGAGCCGGGACGAACGAAGCGTCTAATTTTTCATTCGCGACGGCTTTACGTGGTTCTTTTTTCTCTGAAAGGGAGCCTGCTTCAAAAGACAAAGCTTCGGTTTCCTTTTGTTCAGGCTGAACGTTTGATGCATCAGTATTTTCCGGGTTTGATCGATGGTTCATTTCCGACGGATCAGTCGATGGATCAACGATGAGAAACACGTTATGGCCGTACCCGCCGCGTACCTTACCGCGCTGTCTCACCGTCCGATAAACGTCGATCATCTGCCGTTCTTTAAGCACACGTATGATGCGCTTGACCGTTGAGGACGAAACGCCGAGGTGTGTAGCCATAACGTCGTATTTTAAAAATGCGACGCCGACCGTCTTCACCGCGTGACGGGCAATCAATTTGAAAACAGCGACGGCGTTTTCCGTCAATTCGTGTGAATGGGCGTATAAGTGAATGCGAATCGCCCGGTTAAGTTCTTCTACATTCGTGAATGGCGACAGCGATTTGTATGAGCAGAGATCGGCATTGCTAAGGTTTGGACACATGACATAGCCCCCTATTTTTTCTTCTCTGATAGGGATATCGATGCTTTTGAGAAAAAAAGGGGGATTTTGATTAAGATTTCTCTTTGCTAACATTTCATAGAATTTATATCTTTAAAAACAACGACAATGAAAAAAAGTGACTCCCCCGGGCACTGCAAGCTTGAGGGGTAGTCACCTCTCCTGGTGAACTGCACTTTAAGTGAGTACACGTTCTGTTGGGACCGTTGGTGTTGACGCACCAGCGGTCTTTTTTAGATTATGCTTTCTTAAGAGTCATTATACTACGGACTGGGACCACACGCAAACGCCATTCCGCAAATACCCTTTATGCTCTCACAAATTTTCACCGCACATGCGTGTGCGTGAAACTTGTCACGAGGACAGAAACTCTTCGCATGAGCGAAAGCGTTTCTATTTTTTAAAATATATTCCTGACACCCTACAGCTATGCTTGGGACATGCTTGTAATATAAATTGGTTAATATTTGTTAGAGTCTATTACCAAATTCCTAATGATTAATGGTATACTACAATAACAACAGAACGTGCTCGGGGTGCAGTTCACCTTCCTTTCTTCCCATCGCTTATGGGCGAGAGGAGGTGAACGCTTATGACAGTGTATGAAGCGCTGATGCTTTGCACAGCAATTTCGACGCTCGTCTATTTCATTGCCAAAAAAGAAGACAATGAAAAAAAGTGACTCCCCCGAGCAACTCCACAAGCTTAGAGGGGTAGTCACCTTCTTCAGGTGAACTGCACTTTAAGTGAGTACAAGTTCTGTTGGAACCGTTGGTGTAGCAGCACCAGCGGTCTTTTTTAGTTTATTCCTTCTTTGCAATCATTATACTATGTACAGCTGCTAAAAGTAAACATTCTTTTCATGACACATGATGTGCTTTGAATGTGATCCTTTTCCTACGACAAAGGGATTCACTGCAATGCGATTGCACCGGGGCGTTGAAACAAATATTAGCGCGTCTATGACAGAGGTAAGCCAATTCGGTATGGAACGTACGAAAATACCCCAATCGGTCATGCCTCGGGCAGGTACATCGGAGGAAATTGCAAATGTAGCCTTGTTTCTGGCCTCGGATGATTCCTCCTTTCTGAACGGGGTGGTTATACCAGTTGACAGGGGTTGAACTGCTGTATTTTAGGCTGGATGAAATAACAGGAAAAGAGCGACAAAAGCTATCCTTCCATCGTTGGGGATAGCTGTATTTATAATCCAGACTCATGGTTTACACTCAGTTCGAAGCAACTCCTCACGAGATTAAAAACACACATGGGCGGTTTATGGAAAAAGCTTATTTAACTGTACTTCAAAATCCGGGAAAAGACTTACTTTTATGGTATCACTTTTCGTGAACACATCCGTTCGCTCGAATGATTGCTCTTGCAGAACAAAAACCTTCACCGTTTCATGATGTGGGTCCAATCCGGTATCCTTTAACGCCAGCTGCTTCATACAAGGATACTTTGTTAAACGATCAGCACGTGCTTTATCCGGGGAAAGGATCTCCATTGTTTGCGCTGAAATAAAAAGTCCGAAAGTTGACGATAAAGCCTGACCGGACTTTGACCGATATAATAACCAAGTTTAGAGAAAGGAAAAGGACCGCCTCCGTTTGATGTGAAACTACACTAACATGGAGGTAGAATAAAAGTTGGACACACAAAATTGGTGCATTGTTACAATGGATCTAAAGGAGTGTGCCGATAGTGCAACATCATGATATAGAATTTAAGCGGTATGCGGTGAAACTTATCGTTCATGAGGGGAAAAAGCGAGCGGATGTCGCGAGAGAGCATGGGATCTCCGATAGCACGCTGGAAAATTGGGTGAGAAATTATCGGGAGGACAAGGGAGACGCCCTTTTCGGAAACGGTTATCTCACGCCAGCGGAAAAGCAGCATCAAAGGGATATGAAAAGAATTGAGGAATTGGAAGAAGAAGTGGCGATTCTAAAAAAGGCGGCGGCCTTCTTCGCCAAAAACCAGGCGTAATCTATGCCTTCATCGAGGAACACCGACACGAGTTTCGTGTGGCGAAGATGTGCAAGGTTTTAGGTGTTTCCAGAGGCGGCTATTATGAATGGCGTAACCGTGCGCAATGCTCGCAAAAACAGCGGAAGGCATCCATCGTCGAAGCCATAAAAGAAATCTTCGTTCAATCCCGAAAAACGTATGGGAGTCCGCGGATAACGATGGAACTGTATAAACAAGGCTTAACGGTCACACAGAAAACGGTCTCGACTTATATGCGAGAATATGGGCTTCGTCCAAAGAGCGCCAGTAAGAAAGGGAAAAAGACAACGGATTCCAATCATCATCAACCGATTTATCCCAACCTGCTTAAACGAGATTTTCATACGGAGCAGCCCGGCGAGACTTGGGTGGCGGATATCACCTATATCTGGACCCGGGAAGGCTGGCTTTATCTAGCATCAGTGATGGACTTATTTTCTCGAAAGGTCATTGGCTGGAATATCAGTCACCGTCTCACGAAAGAACTGGCTACGACTGCCCTACATCGGGCTATGCGCCTTCAACCGCCGCAAGAGGGACTCATCCATCATTCGGACCGGGGGAGCCAATATGCGTCCCATGACTACCAGGCCATTCTCCGGGAACACGGCATGCGCACAAGTATGAGCCGGAAAGGCGATTGTTATGACAATGCGTGCATCGAGTCTTTTCATGCAACCATCGAAAAAGATCTGCTTGCGCATGAAACCTACGATACACGGGAGGAGGCTAAGATGAGCGTTTGGGAGTATATTGCCTGCTTTTACAACGAAGAACGCACGCATTCCACCATTGGCTATGTGTCGCCTAACCAATTCGAACGGCAGTATAGACAAGCTCAAGGAGGCGATACGACGGCGTAACGAAAAACGCGGAAAACAAGCATGATCGTTATTGCTGGGAGCCGTGAACTTTACCTTTGACAGCTGTGCCCGATTCCGCGATCCGACGGTTGGGGATCGGGGCCCCCGGCCGCAGGATCGTGTGAATCGATCGGTTCGTGGTATCCTAAGCATGCGGCTGATGCTAACATGAGTTTTTTCTTCCAGCCGCCATCAGATGCACACCACGAACCGAAACAGCTGTCAAAGGCGGCGGATTTGGAGAAGAGTCGCTTGAAACTTGAAGACTGAAAAGGCACCAATTTTTGTGCTCGTATTATTGACATAACTCCAAACAATCCCACCGGAGACGTCCTTCCCATCCAGTTTATTTTTCCCCACTTAGTTCTACCAAAATTTTTGCTTGTGATTTGTCATTGCTTAATGCTTCAAACCCTTTTTCCACGATATCATCCAGTTGGATATAGTCTGTGATGACGGCTTGGGGCTTTAATTGTCCTGTGCCCATCAGATCCAATGTTTGTTGGAAGCTGGTCGATGTGTAGGCAATGGAGGATTCAATATTGACACCTGTATTTGTGAGTTGGATTGGATTCCACTCAATAGGCTTCGCGAAAATAGAGACAATGACCATCGTTCCAAGTGCTTTGGTTACATCAATGGCTTGTTTAAATGTCGGGGCTACTCCAGCCACTTCAAAGGAAACGTCCACACCATCCGGGGCAATCTCTTTGATTGCTTCTACCGGATCTACCTCACCGGAATTAATGATGTGCGTTGCTCCTAATTCTTTTGCTTTTTTAAGACGAGCTTCAGATAAATCCAACACAATAATTTCGCTTGCTCCGGCTGCTTTTGCGGCAACAGCTGTTAGCAAACCAATCGGACCTGCCCCAAAAACAGCAACCTTATCTCCGAGTTGTAGTTTCCCTTTTTTCACCGCTTCCACTGCAACGGCAGTCGGTTCTGTTAATGCCCCGTCCTGCAGGGTTAGGCTTTCCGGTAACGCGTAGACATTGTCTTCCGGGGCATTTGCATATTTGGTGAAACCGCCATCCCCATGCAATCCAATGAAGCTGAATCCATCATAGGGGTCTTGTTCTTCCGGTTTATTGCCATATGTTAAGGTAGGGTTAATCGCTACTCTGTCGCCTGCTTTATATTTTGTAACGTTTTTACCGACTTCTTCTACTATCCCCGCAAATTCGTGCCCCATTGTTAACGGAGCTTTCTCATTGGTCAGTGGATCTTCTTTTTCATTGGGGACAAAGACCGGGCCTTCTTCGTATTCATGCAAATCACTGCCACAAATACCGCCCCATGCAACTTTTACTTTAACCTCCGTATCTTTTAACGGTTTTTCCTCCACATTTTCAATGCGTATGTCTTTCTCTCCATGCCATACTGCTGCTTCCATGGATCATTCTCCTAACTGCATCAAGATAAGTGATACTTTTGAATCTGCGCTCCACTATTTGTATACCTTTAACTAGTAAATTTTAAACATATTTATAG belongs to Salicibibacter cibi and includes:
- a CDS encoding 2,3-butanediol dehydrogenase, whose protein sequence is MEAAVWHGEKDIRIENVEEKPLKDTEVKVKVAWGGICGSDLHEYEEGPVFVPNEKEDPLTNEKAPLTMGHEFAGIVEEVGKNVTKYKAGDRVAINPTLTYGNKPEEQDPYDGFSFIGLHGDGGFTKYANAPEDNVYALPESLTLQDGALTEPTAVAVEAVKKGKLQLGDKVAVFGAGPIGLLTAVAAKAAGASEIIVLDLSEARLKKAKELGATHIINSGEVDPVEAIKEIAPDGVDVSFEVAGVAPTFKQAIDVTKALGTMVIVSIFAKPIEWNPIQLTNTGVNIESSIAYTSTSFQQTLDLMGTGQLKPQAVITDYIQLDDIVEKGFEALSNDKSQAKILVELSGEK
- a CDS encoding helix-turn-helix domain-containing protein, which encodes MCPNLSNADLCSYKSLSPFTNVEELNRAIRIHLYAHSHELTENAVAVFKLIARHAVKTVGVAFLKYDVMATHLGVSSSTVKRIIRVLKERQMIDVYRTVRQRGKVRGGYGHNVFLIVDPSTDPSEMNHRSNPENTDASNVQPEQKETEALSFEAGSLSEKKEPRKAVANEKLDASFVPAHVPPLFVTAAQPFYDAEYIYNLWGRAVSAYKYINTDADLMEDDIVHAIVQAFKGAMFMQKTGRLRGSLAGYFYGACKRIFEQIYQEELDELWQQRTHNIREEDLPGWLTAD
- a CDS encoding restriction endonuclease subunit S; translated protein: MLSKEKFIEKHRRPFSHPLPDQWGYQKIGNHLKESKEKNREKLPLYSVTMSQGIVPQELSNKRDISSVDKSRYKVIEPNDIVYNTMRMWQGVVGLSDVTGIVSPAYTVCQLSEGIYGKYVEFLFKSRPMINLFHRFSQGLVSDTLNLKYSHLKDILMPIPPLPEQRKIAAILTSVDNAIEKTEAIIAQTEKVKNGLMQKLLTQGIGHTKFKQTEIGEIPEEWEIVTLDRVVTKLFSGVSVNSEDRIKKPHEKGILKTSAVTNRIFNALEHKTILPLEEERAAVTPKKNHIVISRMNTPLLVGASSYVDKDHSDLYLPDRLWQAETNNNVISLWLSYVLTWNKMRSIISSISTGTSGSMKNISQKALLNLKISLPSLSEQENISQILVSVDNKITAEQQKMTQLQTLKKGLMQVLLTGKVRVKVDEEDEVVST
- a CDS encoding type I restriction-modification system subunit M, with translation MPLTLQQLESHLWESANILRGSIDSSDYKNYIFGLLFLKRLNDVFVETAQDIEEKEGDDYGWYERDEHQFFVPDRSRWNHIQAQTQDIGDSLNTAFEALEEENKSLEGVLANIDFNDKEKLPDSLLTQLIQHFTAIDLRNQNLSEPDMLGRAYEYLIKQFADDAGKKGGEFYTPSKVVELLVKLLKPEEGMRVSDPTVGSGGMLIQSVDYIKSQGGNPANLTLHGQERNLNTWAICKMNLLLHGLSDHEIKKGDTIRSPELIEDGELMLYDRVIANPPFSLKNWGREEAETNKYGRFRFGLPPKNAGDLAFIQHMVATLNHEGKAGIVMPHGVLFRGGAEGKIRKGLLEEDLLEAVIGLPANLFYGTGIPASILIFNRGKEEDKKGKVFFVHGADDYEPGTNQNVLRDNDISKIVSSYDQWRDKEKYCTVVGLEEIRGNDYNLNIPRYIDITEEEEDIDVKDELAKLHKLELERGEIEITMKSYLKELGYVE